Sequence from the Tursiops truncatus isolate mTurTru1 chromosome 18, mTurTru1.mat.Y, whole genome shotgun sequence genome:
ccaaaaaaataaattaattaaaaataaataaataaaagtaaaacttagATGTCCTATCAACTTATTAACACAACCACTCCTCTGAATGTAAGAAACTTCAGCAGAGTACTGAGGCCTCTGTTTCCATAAATAACAAATGGGTTTTGTGATGCTATAAACTTCTTTAAGCAGAATGCCAAGGGAATAAAGacctacagaaatagaaaaatgtaacAGAGAGTAAAAGAAAGATCAAAATATAGTAAAAGGAAGGCATCATACCTGTTGGGAGAggtatatatatccttttttctaATCTCCTTCGCAATGCTTCATCAATGTCCCATGGGAAATTAGTAGCAGCCAATACCATAACCATTTTGGAAGGATCGTCATTCTCTAAAGCTCCTCCAACTCCTATATACAGTAAGGGGGAAAGAAGAGTGTTTTTCTTACAgtcctttattctttcattcaactaACATTTCTAAGCATCGGCCACAGGCTTGGTGGTAGAGGCTCAATGACGAACATGATGCAGTTCTTCTGACCTCTGCATGGTGTCAGAACCAGACAAATCAACAGATAACTACAGAACAAGTACAACACAGTCACTCTAGTCTCTCATATTACACTTTAACAGAAATTAAGACAGTTAACTCATTGAGGGAAGGAACTCCTGGTACtacattattttatgtatcttaTAGTGCCTGGCACTGTATGCAACACACGTTTTAAGTATTCAATTAGTATCTATGGTTGGTGGATAACCACAgctattttaaaacaatgcactgtggatatacatacatacatatatatatatatatatatatatatatatatactttttttttaacacactttATGTTTTCTCACAATTTGCTTAAATAGCCTCCTATTCACCATACAACTACCAGAGTGATATATCTCTAAAAAGTAGCTCTGGGCCCATCACTCTCTTCCTCCAGTGGCTCCCCAaagccttttcttctttgtctgaATAACTTCTACCAATATTTCAGAGCCCAAGTCAGCTATTCCCTTCTACGACTCCCTTAGTCCGGGCGGTGCCTCTCGTGCTATGTTTTCACTAAACCCAGAGCTCATAATGTATTGTAATTGTCTGTGAGGTGCCTGCTTCTCaactaggtcagtggttctcaaaacgTTTGGTCCCAGAATCCTTTTTATGCCCGTAAAGACTACTGACCTCCAAAGAGCTTTTGTGTGCATGTAGTATatcaacatttattattaaaaattaaaaatgagacttgtgagagaatgaaagtgaaaaaggTAAATAACATCTTGATATTACTATGAAAATAGTTTGGCCTTTGTACACCTTTTAAAAGAGTCTTAAAGACCCCTGGGACCCTGAGCCACATCTCTAAAGGCTTTGCTCTAAATAGTAATCTCCTTGAAGGCCACGacagtccttttctttttaacctcagAACCTGAGATGGTGCAAGTAAGCAATAGATGCTTTTTGAGTGCATGAACAAATGTACAAATGCGTGGATGAACAAATGATCACAAATACGTTCAGCTGCCTTCTAGTCCGGTCATTGAGAATTTCCAAGTATGAATCTACACAAAATTCAAAAAGGGACCAAAACAGTTTAGAGACAGTAATTAAATATCAATTACCATCCATCTGAATGAGTAGCTCAGACTTGACCCTGCGACTTGCCTCATGCTCATCAGAGGTTCCTCTTCGACTGCAGATAGAATCTATCTCATCAATGAAGATGGTGGTGGGGGCATAAAACCTAGCCTTTGtgaaaatagtttaaagaaaTCATTTAGTGACCTCCTGAAATAATCTgaagtttttaaaagacatttcctCCGACTaaaacaatggtgaaaaacagcagaaatttctCACTGCTTTAATGCCATCACTTGCTTATAGACAGAGGTTAAATTAATCAATcatatcagaaacagaaaaatttctAAACATAAAAGATAAGTTATATGGTTGGTGAAGTCAGGTGACAGATACACGAGGATTCACGGtactattctttctacttttgtgtttgaaaatttccataatacaAAAAGTTTCTAAAGATAAATCACCAATCTATCCTCAAATATGCAGTCTTAAGTAGCTACTGCAAACTACtttgaaaaaggaacaaactttAATGATAGATCAAtttctgattttcaaaatatatgttaaaatatacttCTGCTCACCAGCTCATTAGAGATCCAGAAATATCAGTCAAACCACACACATTTCCAAAGTCTCTTCTACCCGCACCGGACGGGATGCCAAAGGGCTTTTACTTCAGAGAGGAAGGTACGCTGAAGACACATCAACCATTCCACAAAACCCACCGTCCCGTGTCTTATTAGCgtgtcaagaactgtgaaacTATAAGTACAGTTGCCCTTTCTTAAATGGATCCCTGGGTAAACGGATCTAGATTAAAGGGATACCATGTGCCTACACAAACAGTGCTTTGAAATCCGAATATAACATCACTCACCATTTCAAACAACAGACGAACTAACTTCTCAGATTCCCCTCTGTATTTCGACGTCAGCGTGGAAGACGAGACGTTGAAGAATGTTGTGCCACACTCAGTGGCGACAGCTTTAGCCAGCATGGTCTTACCAGTGCCTGGGGGCCCGGCCATCAGCACGCCCTGAAATTCCAAAGGACACACGAAATGACTTATCAGATTAATGTGCTTTCTAATAGAATATCAGCAACTATTAATGTACACGAAACCCTTCCCATCAAAAGATAAGCTCAACTGCCACAGTAAACTCATGGCGCATTGGGCACGAATATCATTTCACagacagaaaaagcaaaaatgaagaaTGGTTTCACAAAAGGTCTCAAATCAGAGGTACTCAGAGATGGGCTAACAAAGGGCCTAGACAACAAGGAATCTCCTGGTACATTTAGAAAGAGCCCACCGATTTTACTGAACCTGGCAGAAGACAAATGTGTATGGTCTTGAGCACCGCTTAAGAGTGACTGCTCTGTTTAAGCAATGAAAATAAGATGACATTCTCTACCACATGGAGCAGATTATATATCCCTCGCCCTCCTAAGGTACAAAACCTATCTTCAACAACACACTTACAATATACACTTTGAATCAGAAATAAagatccattcatcagttaataaATAAGGTAGCTAAAATCTAGTGGTGATTCAAACATAATCAAGTTAGCTAGCCTTTTATCAGTTTAACTGTGCCAGGCAGTTAAGAGTTTACAGAAAATAGTGTTAGTAAGGAAAAAGCCACTACATagactaaaatataaattttacttacTTCTCACctttgaaacaaacagaaaaacgttccataaaaataaatcaatgaggaGTAAAAATTATCCAAGAACACCGATCCTCTAGTCTTGCAGactaatggatttttaaatacttattattttcttctaacacTTTTAATGAGAGTTCAGATATATAGTTAACACTACATTTCTTTTGCATGATAGTTCGTGATCTTAAGAGGAATTTGGAGCCATTtgttaatttaattcaattagCTTTGGGGAGTTTAAACTTTGAAAACTATGTGCATATCAAAGTTTCATAAACTCTAAATTCAGAAACCGTCCAAACGCTCTTCTAGCTATAGCATTTTGATACCCAGGACAACCAGGGATCACTAGGATTTGAAACGCTAGttttacaagaaaaatttttGCTTTGCCAGAAGCCTTTATACATGAGATtgatattttgaaaactgtaaagacaACTAATGGTATTGGCACAGCTACAGAaaagtttctgtttctctttccacCATCCCCTCTCAATGCCCTCTCAGTTCCTGTAATGTCATTAATGTGGTCATGTCCAGCAGGAGATAATTTCCAGGGTTAGCGTCTGTGCGCAGACACAGCTCATAGATGCAGTACAGCGTTTATAAATTTCCCCTCCTCATGACATTACCCTGTCAATTATCTCCTCTATTTCCTGTATCTCCTCCTCTGTGGgctctatttatttaaaaaataaaatccttcacTTGACCCTACAAATCCTCTGGCTACTATctacctcttccttcctcttcccagcCAAACTTCTTAAAGAAATGGTTTATGTTTACTATTTGTTCTTCACAAGCTACAGTCTGACTTCTGCCTCTACTCCTTCACTAAAAATACCTAAGTTACTAATCCAATGgtcacttttctttccttttctgttttgagTTTTACGTATTCTTTTTTTCGGCTGCACCACTGCGCAGTacgcgggatcctagttccctgaccaggaatcaaacccgcaCCCACTgcttggaagcacggagtcttaagcactggatctccagggaagtcccaaccaatGGTCACTTTTCAACTCAcagcttccttccctctctctgacCTTGGATGGTGCCGATACCTGGTGTTCATTCCCTTCTCCCTGAAACCCCTGCTCCCTAGGTTGGTTCTAGGACACGGTTCTTTCTTGATGCTTCTCCTACTCATGACCATCTTCAGTGGCTTTCAGGtctcctcttccccctgcccTTTATATTCCCAAAGCAATTCTAAATCTTTTGCTCTTTTGAAAACCCTTTATAAAACTCCTTGAACAATTTCATCCATACCCAAATTATCAACCACCACTTATATCtcacaattttaatttaaacttaaactCTAGCCCGAGCTCCAGACCTCTATTTCCAATTACCCACTGAGTTTTCacctaaatatattttgtttctatttaaatcTGCTCCTCTCCTCCATTTCCAGTATCAGTTCACTGTACCCTATTTAATGAAGAATTTGGCTGGCCCTTTTCCCTAGTTCCTGGGAGGCAGACtctaaacccttggaatttcccaagtgataggagtgtctttgcTGTTCATGTTGGGCCCTGAAATTTTAGGCTAATAAGGTGGCTCATGGTGGGTCCCTATATAgattatgctaatgagatgactcaggatgggggctggcctTGCCCAAAATACCAACCCTGTGATTAGCAGGCTGGGGCTTTGAGCCATGCGATGTCAACCAGAcctctggggagagaagggagactgGAGATTGAGACATATGGGCAACAATTCAATCAATTATGATTATGCAATGAAACCccagtaaaaactctggacactgaaGCCTGAGTGAGCTTCCCTGTTGGCAGTACTGTGTATACTGTCACACATCCATGCACCAGGAGGGTAAAGCATCCTGCTTGCAAGGGAAAGGACAACAGAAGCTACACTGTCAGCATCCCCCCAGATCTCACCCTATGCACTTCTTCTGCTAGTTCTGATCTGCCTCCTTTTGCTATAACAAAAACTATAATCGGAAGTACAATGCTTTCCtaagttctgtgagtcattctagagaattatcaaacctgaggttGCAGTGAGAACCCCCAAATTTACAGCCAGCTGTCAGAGTGAGGGTGACCTGGGGACCCCCAAATTTGTGgttggcatctgaagtgagggcagtcttgtggaaaACTGACCTCAACCTGTGAAGTTTGGCCCAATTTTGGGTAGTTGGTATCCGAGCAACTGCATACTCCTGTAATTCAAGCCTGGAATCTAAGAGTCATACAACTTGTTCCTCTCCCTACCCCTATAAACCATCATGTCATAATGTTATCACTTACACCTTTTAAATATCTCTCACAGATCCACTCATTCTTCATTGGCCAAATAACGAACGCCTTTGTTCAGGTCTTCATCGTTTGGCTAGACTACTGCAACAGCCTCCTGACCAGACTCCTCTCTGTATCCATCTATGCCCATCTCCAATCCAGCCTGCATACTGCTGCCAAGGTGATCTTCATACATTTGCAAATTACCCTCTTGCTAAAAGTGTACAGGGCTCGTCATGATACATAGGTTATACCTACCATTCCAGCTGTTTTAAAACTCCTTTAAATACCTATTTTATCAAGgccttattatttcttttaaacattgtttttaaagttataataaagGGGAAATTTATGGTAATATGGTCCCCAAATTAGGTAAATCTATAACAAACAGTctataaaagtttttaagttgTGAGAGGCAATCAAAATGCCATGGGTGTTCCAAGCCATTTATGTAAACACACAATTTCTCCTCCTCTCTACTTTTAGGCACATCAAACAAGGAAGAGGTATTGCGAAGGTAAAAGACCTTCCCAGCTAATTCGGAAGGGCAAAGTAAGATCATGCTTTTATTTCACTCTACCAGTCAGAGTAAAGAGTCTGCCTATGGCTAAGACCAAAAAAAGTTCCAGGCAGCAGCTGTTGGAAGGGTTTTTAATATgctaaaatgaaaacactgaactTAGGAGGAACTAGTCCTGGGCAAGCTAAAAAGATATAAACATTCTGATTACATTTGAGAATTACACCAAGCCTAGATGAAGTGTTCAAACTAATTAATTACTGAGAAATACGccagcttttaaaaagataatttatttgatCAAACACTTATTCTATGACTATGCACTATTACTATTTAATTTGcttgctaacttttttttttttttttttgatacgcggacctctcactgttgtggctctcccgttgcggagcacaggctccggatgcacaggctcggtggccatggctcaccggcctagccgctccgcggcatgtaggatcttcccggaccggggcacgaacccacgtcccctgcatcggcaggcggactctcaaccactgcgtcaccagggaagccccttgctaactttttatttacaaaaacagacatctagaaaattcttaaaactcaTCTCTAGCTCAGCGCCCCTGAGGGAAGTGACTTTAAAGACTATAGTTCCACCACTCCAGGCCCCTCTCCTGCCAGGCAGAGGCAGCATATCGCAACCACAAATCCAAATCCAGGTACCTGAGGGCTGCCCAACCTCCCCCAACCTTTACAAACTGTGTtaataaacacacaaagaaactaCAGTGCTGCCGTTCTTTACCATGCAAGCAGCAGTTTTATACCTATATTACTTCAATAAATTCTCACCTTCCATGGCCTTCTAATCCCTTTGAAAAAGTCAGGCATCCACATGGGAAGAACAACAGCTTCCCTTAGCAACTTCTTAGCTTCTTCCAGATCTGCTATGTCATCCCTTTGTAAGAAGAGCAAAGTTTCATGCTTATTCAGGGACATCTTTGATTTATGATCAATaccaattcttttaatttttttaaattatgaaatttttcttacattaagaacattattctaatttttactgTATAAAATGATCAGTGAAAACATACTGCAATCATAAATTAGGACATGTTATTCAATTAACAACCTTTGTCAGCTATGTCAACATCAAATTAGTATGAAAATGTCTTGGTTATATTCTGCAAGAAGAACTGTCCTACCAATTCTGCACACTCATATTACGGATGAGGTCATAATcaggagatgaatggataacaagACAAGACTCACACCAAGCCAACCTACAATTTGTTTTCTCCACTACTGTAATTCAAGAACTTAACAGACTAACCAATGAATGCTAGGATTCCTAGAGACAATGTCTCTCTCAAGGGCTTCCACCAGATCCTTATCATATGCAGCACCATCAAATCTTGGAATTTCACCATCACTTGCACCGTCTTGCATATTTTTCCTCCCCTGGGGACAGGTACAAAAAAATGCTGATCAATAACAAGATAATTTTAATTAACATCATTAAGCTTTCAAAATATTGCAATGTAACCATTTTAaatggctatttttttaaatactgtttgCTAATTACCCAAATGCCATCCTCCCCTATTTAATTCATCAGAAATAGATGAACTGGCCAACTTTATTAGACACTTCAAATTTACATTCTTGAGGGGACAGTTGCATCTAAGACTGAAATGAGCTAGATACCTCTAAATTTGTGGATGCATGGGATTTCTACCGCCACTAAAAAATACTTGAGTATTAACACAGAGGAAGAAACGAAATCAATTGAAAACCTACTGCATGGCAAGAAAtctcacatatattatctcacttaatacaACTACCCTACAAGGTAGGTATTATAACCctatttttacagataaggaagtgGGTCTCAGAAAGTGAAGTAACTTAAGTTCACAATTATTAAATGTCAGAGTACAGATTTTAACTCAGATCTCCCTGACTCCCCAGATCCATGCTTTTTCACAGCATCAGGCCACCTCATGCCTGGCTGAGTCATCTTAAAGCTTAAAAGCAGGTTACggtggagagggataaattaggaggatgggattagcatacacacactactatatataaaataggtaaccagcaaggacctgctgtatagcactaCACAgtactacactcaatattttgtaataaactataaggaaaaagaatctgaaaaaatatatatatatatatataatgtgtataactgaatcactgtgctgtacacctgaaactaacacaacattgtaaatcaactatacttcattaaaaacaacaaaagactaGGTTATGTGTGGCAGAACTATCCTCCTAAGCATCCAGGAAAGAGGCTGCAGACGAGGAAAGAGGTGGCACCCTGAACTGCATCTTACAAAGCCTTTTCCCTG
This genomic interval carries:
- the KATNAL1 gene encoding katanin p60 ATPase-containing subunit A-like 1 isoform X2 — encoded protein: MNLAEICDNAKKGREYALLGNYDSSMVYYQGVIQQIQRHCQSVRDPAVKGKWQQVRQELLEEYEQVKSIVSTLESFKIDKPPDFPVSCQDEPFRDPAVWPPPVPAEHRAPPQIRRPNREVRPLRKEMPGGGARGPVGRAHPISKSEKPSTSRDKDCRARGRDDKGRKNMQDGASDGEIPRFDGAAYDKDLVEALERDIVSRNPSIHWDDIADLEEAKKLLREAVVLPMWMPDFFKGIRRPWKGVLMAGPPGTGKTMLAKAVATECGTTFFNVSSSTLTSKYRGESEKLVRLLFEMARFYAPTTIFIDEIDSICSRRGTSDEHEASRRVKSELLIQMDGVGGALENDDPSKMVMVLAATNFPWDIDEALRRRLEKRIYIPLPTGFLAPDNSLTLGIFLNFQMTC